A stretch of Arachis hypogaea cultivar Tifrunner chromosome 15, arahy.Tifrunner.gnm2.J5K5, whole genome shotgun sequence DNA encodes these proteins:
- the LOC112749841 gene encoding uncharacterized protein At2g34160, translated as MEVILSADAVSAENNNEANHRRNEKEEKKIVRIQVSKTKKRLDFYLNLSKRYIKQNNDVALCALGMAIPTAILISEILKRNGWATEKNLAIATVAAKVKEGRAIHKPKIEIVLGKDNEVDGSTVAETLENGAENKA; from the exons ATGGAGGTGATATTGAGTGCTGATGCTGTTAGTGCTGAGAACAACAACGAGGCGAATCATCGTCGTAAtgaaaaggaggagaagaagatcgTTCGCATTCAGGTTTCCAAAACCAAGAAACGCCTCGATTTCTACCTCAACCTTTCTAAG AGGTATATAAAGCAGAACAATGACGTCGCTCTCTGCGCACTAGGCATGG CTATTCCAACTGCTATACTCATCTCTGAAATTCTGAAACGCAATGGGTGGGCAACTGAGAAAA ATTTAGCGATAGCCACTGTTGCCGCTAAAGTCAAGGAAGGCCGGGCGATTCACAAGCCTaag aTTGAGATTGTTCTGGGTAAGGATAATGAAGTTGACGGAAGCACTGTTGCTGAGACATTGGAGAATGGTGCTGAGAATAAGGCGTAA
- the LOC112749836 gene encoding protein CDC73 homolog, translating to MDPLSALRDFTMRGELEKIVRVNGEFRFGEEYSFPCSAETAYRSTKGNRYTLETLVHYINNHQLKHTEYFQSTFALGIPSVTLPDRKPLLQYLQGSLSSTDSVEYRPEDIPHPLPLPLPPNPNNPPLHQQQLPSGVIPQNAPHPHPPPSHTPAAPEEPQLDFISLIRSVEKPLKDRESLLECKNRDFYSVLVAATKREEERQRIESQQRKDGLVAKSRLMGADERGLGFGDDMSYDPTPKPKMHLKGSKIGEGVPIIFVPSAFQTLITIYNVKEFLEDGVYIPTDVKVKQMKGARPDCVTVQKKLSRDRVVTAYEVRDKPSSLKAEDWDRVVAVFVLGKEWQFKEWPFKDHVEIFNKIIGFYMRFEDDSLESAKIVKQWNVKIISISKNKRHQDKAAALEVWDRLEEFVRSRSHS from the exons ATGGATCCGCTGTCAGCTCTGAGAGACTTCACGATGAGAGGGGAGCTGGAGAAGATCGTTAGGGTGAACGGCGAGTTCCGGTTCGGGGAGGAGTACTCGTTCCCCTGCTCGGCGGAGACAGCGTATCGGTCGACGAAGGGGAACAGGTACACACTGGAGACGCTGGTGCACTACATAAACAACCACCAGCTGAAGCACACGGAGTACTTCCAGAGCACCTTCGCCCTCGGCATCCCCTCCGTCACCCTCCCTGATCGCAAGCCCCTCCTCCAATACCTCCAGGGCTCCCTCTCCTCCACCGACTCCGTCGAGTATCGCCCCGAGGATATCCCccaccctctccctctccctctccctcccaACCCTAATAATCCCCCACTCCACCAACAACAACTTCCCTCCGGCGTCATTCCCCAAAATGCCCCTCACCCTCACCCTCCCCCTTCTCATACCCCTGCCGCCCCGGAGGAGCCCCAATTGGACTTCATCTCCCTCATTCGCTCCGTCGAGAAGCCCCTCAAGGACCGCGAGTCCCTTCTCGAGTGCAAGAACAGGGACTTCTACAGCGTCCTCGTCGCCGCCACCAAGCGTGAGGAGGAGCGCCAGCGCATCGAGTCTCAGCAGCGCAAGGACGGCCTTGTCGCCAAGAGCCGTCTCATGGGCGCCGACGagaggggtttagggtttggtgaCGACATGAGCTACGACCCCACTCCCAAGCCCAAGATGCATCTCAAGGGTTCCAAGATTGGGGAAGGGGTCCCCATCATTTTCGTGCCCAGCGCGTTTCAGACGCTGATCACTATTTACAACGTGAAGGAGTTTCTGGAGGATGGGGTCTATATACCCACCGATGTTAAGGTGAAGCAGATGAAGGGCGCCAGGCCTGATTGCGTGACGGTGCAGAAGAAGCTGAGCAGGGACAGGGTGGTCACCGCTTATGAGGTCAGGGATAAGCCCTCTTCCCTCAAGGCTGAGGATTGGGATCGTGTTGTCGCCGTTTTCGTCTTGGGCAAGGAGTGGCAATTTAAGGAATGGCCTTTCAAGGATCATGTCGAGATTTTTAACAAAA TTATTGGGTTTTACATGCGTTTTGAAGATGATAGTTTGGAATCAGCAAAAATTGTGAAGCAATGGAATGTGAAGATTATATCG ATTAGCAAGAACAAGCGACATCAAGACAAGGCTGCAGCATTGGAGGTCTGGGACAGGCTAGAAGAGTTTGTACGGTCACGATCACATTCTTAA
- the LOC112749840 gene encoding non-specific lipid transfer protein GPI-anchored 5 — translation MHQTITMEHRISKMSFAMVVMAMLCAGAAAQSSSCTNVIVSLSPCLNYITGNSSTPSSGCCSQLSSVLGSQPQCLCQVLNGGGSSLGININQTQALALPSACKLGKTPSVSQCKASSPSPANSPAGSATGTGTAAESPNSPTTDSSGSGSKSVPTTDSGSSSGNSVKLSVPLFLTLAVLYASAFRTY, via the exons ATGCATCAAACAATTACAATGGAACACAGAATATCTAAGATGAGCTTTGCTATGGTGGTGATGGCAATGCTGTGTGCAGGGGCTGCAGCACAATCGTCAAGTTGCACAAATGTTATAGTGAGCCTGTCACCCTGCCTTAACTATATCACAGGGAACTCCTCAACCCCATCTTCAGGATGCTGTTCCCAGCTTTCCAGTGTGCTGGGCTCGCAGCCACAATGCCTCTGCCAGGTCCTTAACGGAGGTGGATCATCATTGGGGATCAACATCAACCAAACTCAGGCTCTGGCTCTTCCCAGTGCTTGCAAGTTGGGGAAAACCCCATCTGTCAGTCAGTGTAAAG CTTCTTCCCCCTCCCCAGCAAACTCACCAGCTGGATCAGCAACAGGAACAGGAACAGCAGCAGAGTCTCCCAACTCTCCAACCACAGATTCTTCAG GATCCGGATCCAAGAGCGTACCTACAACGGATAGTGGCTCATCCAGTGGCAATTCTGTCAAGTTATCGGTTCCTCTGTTCCTTACTTTGGCAGTACTATACGCTTCAGCTTTCAGAACATACTGA